A genomic window from Balaenoptera acutorostrata chromosome 20, mBalAcu1.1, whole genome shotgun sequence includes:
- the CAMTA2 gene encoding calmodulin-binding transcription activator 2 isoform X1, with product MNTKDTTEVAENSHHLKIFLPKKLLECLPRCALLPPERLRWNTNEEIASYLITFEKHDEWLSCAPKTRPQNGSIILYNRKKVKYRKDGYLWKKRKDGKTTREDHMKLKVQGMEPVSWQCLYGCYVHSSIVPTFHRRCYWLLQNPDIVLVHYLNVPALEDCGKGCSPIFCSISSDRREWLRWSREELLGQLKPMFHGIKWSCGNGTEEFSVEQLVQQILDTHPTKPAPRTHACLCSGGLGSGSLTHKCSSTKHRIISPKVEPRALTLTSVPHPHPPEPPPLIAPLPPELPKAHTSPSSSSSSSSSSGFAEPLEIRASPPTSRGGSSTGGTAILLLTGLEQRTGGLTPTRHLASQADPRPSMSLAVVVGSEPSAPPAPPSPAFDPDRFLNSPQRGQTYGGGQGVSPDFPETEAAHTPCPALEPAAALEPQAAARGPPPQPRAGGRRGNCFFIQDDDSGEELKAQGAAPPVPSPPPSPAPSPSPLEPSGRVGRGEALFGGTGGASELEPFSLSSFPDLMGELISDEAPSGPAPAPQLSPALSTITDFSPEWSYPEGGVKVLITGPWTEAAEHYSCVFDHIAVPASLVQPGVLRCYCPAHEVGLVSLQVAGREGPLSASVLFEYRARRFLSLPSTQLDWLSLDDNQFRMSILERLEQMEKRMAEIAAAGQAPYQGPDAPPIQDEGQGPGFEARVVVLVESMIPRSTWRGPERLAHGSPFRGMSLLHLAAAQGYARLIETLSQWRSVETGSLDLEQEVDPLNVDHFSCTPLMWACALGHLEAAVLLFRWNRQALSIPDSLGRLPLSVAHSRGHVRLARCLEELQRQEASAEPPLALSPPSSSPDTGLSSVSSPSELSDGTFSVTSAYSSAPDGSPPPAPLPTSEITMEMVPGRLSSGAPEAPLLLMDYEATNPKGPPPSPPPLPPAPDGGAAPEETDSPPAVDVIPVDMISLAKQIIEATPERIKREDFVGLPEAGAPMRERTGAVGLSETMSWLASYLENVDHFPSSAPPSELSFERGHLAIPPAPSWAEFLSASASGKMESDFALLTLSDHEQRELYEAARVIQTAFRKYKGRRLKEQQEVAAAVIQRCYRKYKQLTWIALKFALYKKMTQAAILIQSKFRSYYEQKRFQQSRRAAVLIQQHYRSYRRRPGPPHRPTGTLPARNKGSFLTKKQDQAARKIMRFLRRCRHRMRELKQNQELEGLPQPGLAT from the exons ATGAATACCAAGGACACCACCGAGGTTGCTG AGAACAGCCACCACCTGAAGATCTTTCTACCCAAGAAGCTGCTGGAGTGTCTTCCTCGCTGTGCGCTGCTGCCTCCAGAGCGGCTACGGTGGAATACAAATGAG GAGATTGCATCCTACTTGATCACCTTCGAGAAGCATGATGAGTGGCTATCCTGTGCACCCAAGACAAG GCCTCAGAACGGCTCTATTATCCTCTACAACCGCAAGAAGGTGAAATACCGGAAGGATGGTTACCTCTGGAAGAAGCGGAAGGACGGGAAGACCACCCGAGAGGACCACATGAAGCTGAAGGTCCAGGGCATGGAG cctgtctCCTGGCAGTGTCTCTATGGCTGCTACGTTCACTCTTCCATCGTCCCCACATTCCATCGGCGCTGCTACTGGCTGCTCCAG AACCCTGACATCGTCCTTGTGCACTACCTGAACGTCCCAGCCCTGGAGGATTGTGGAAAGGGCTGCAGCCCCATCTTTTGTTCCATCAGCAGCGACCGTCGAGAGTGGCTCAGGTGGTCCCGGGAGGAGCTGTTGGGACAGCTGAAGCCCATGT TTCATGGCATCAAGTGGAGCTGTGGGAACGGGACAGAGGAGTTTTCTGTAGAGCAGCTGGTGCAGCAGATCCTGGACACCCACCCGACCAAGCCTGCACCCCGAACTCATGCCTGTCTCTGCAGTGGGGGCCTTG GTTCTGGGAGCCTTACCCACAAATGCAGCAGCACGAAACACCGCATCATCTCTCCCAAAGTGGAGCCCCGAGCTTTAACCCTGACCTctgtcccccatccccatccccctgAACCCCCTCCACTGATAGCCCCACTTCCCCCAGAGCTCCCCAAGGCACATACCTCCccatcttcttcttcctcttcctcctcttcctccggCTTTGCGGAACCCCTAGAGATCAGAGCTAGCCCTCCCACCTCCCGAGGGGGTTCTTCGACAGGAGGCACGGCTATCCTCCTCCTGACGGGACTGGAGCAGCGAACTGGGGGCTTGACGCCCACCAGGCACTTGGCTTCCCAGGCCGATCCTAGGCCTTCCATGAGCTTGGCTGTAGTCGTAGGCTCTGAGCCCTCTGCCCCGCCagctcctcccagccctgcctttgaCCCGGATCGTTTTCTCAACAGCCCACAGAGGGGCCAGACATatggaggagggcagggggtaAGCCCAGACTTCCCTGAGACAGAGGCCGCCCATACCCCCTGTCCTGCCCTAGAGCCCGCTGCTGCCCTGGAGCCCCAGGCAGCTGCTCGGGGTCCCCCTCCACAGCCCAGAGCAGGCGGGAGAAGAGGAAACTGCTTCTTCATTCAAGATGATGACAGTGGGGAGGAGCTCAAGGCCCAGGGGGCTGCCCCACCTGTACCTTCACCCCCTCCTTCACCCGCACCCTCACCTTCCCCCTTGGAGCCATCGGGCAGAGTAGGAAGAGGGGAGGCCTTGTTTGGAGGAACTGGTGGGGCCAGTGAACTGGAGCccttcagtctttcatcatttccTGACCTCATGGGAGAACTCATCAGTGACGAAGCTCCGAgtggccctgccccagccccccagctctctCCTGCTCTTAGCACCATCACAGACTTCTCCCCAGAGTGGTCCTACCCTGAG GGTGGGGTCAAGGTGCTCATCACAGGACCCTGGACAGAGGCCGCCGAGCATTACTCCTGCGTCTTCGATCACATCGCAGTGCCAGCCTCCCTTGTCCAGCCTGGTGTCTTACGCTGCTACTGTCCCG CCCATGAGGTTGGGCTGGTGTCTTTGCAGGTGGCAGGGCGGGAGGGACCCCTTTCTGCTTCTGTGCTCTTTGAGTATCGAGCCCGCCGATTCCTGTCACTGCCTAGTACTCAGCTTGACTGGTTGTCACTGGACG ACAACCAGTTCCGGATGTCCATCCTGGAGCGACTGGAGCAGATGGAGAAGCGGATGGCAGAGATTGCAGCAGCTGGGCAGGCCCCCTACCAGGGTCCTGATGCCCCTCCAATTCAG GATGAaggccaggggcccgggttcgaggCACGGGTGGTAGTCTTGGTAGAGAGCATGATCCCACGCTCCACCTGGAGGGGTCCTGAACGTCTGGCCCATGGAAGCCCCTTTCGGGGCATGAGCCTGCTGCACCTGGCCGCTGCCCAGGGCTACGCCCGCCTCATCGAGACCCTGAGCCAGTGGCG GAGTGTGGAGACCGGAAGCTTGGACTTAGAGCAAGAGGTTGACCCACTCAACGTGGACCATTTCTCTTGCACTCCTCTG ATGTGGGCTTGTGCCCTGGGCCACCTGGAGGCTGCCGTGCTCCTTTTCCGTTGGAACAGACAGGCACTGAGCATTCCCGACTCTCTGGGCCGCCTGCCCCTGTCCGTGGCTCATTCCCGGGGTCACGTGCGCCTCGCCCGCTGCCTTGAGGAACTGCAGAGACAGGAAGCTTCAGCTGAGCCCCCGCTTGCCCTGTCGCCGCCCTCCTCCAGCCCAGACACTG GTCTGAGCAGCGTCTCCTCGCCTTCGGAGCTATCGGATGGCACTTTCTCCGTCACATCAGCCTATTCTAGTGCCCCGGATGGGAGTCCTCCCCCTGCTCCTCTGCCAACCTCTGAGATTACTATGGAGATGGTCCCAGGCCGGCTCTCCTCTGGTGCCCCAGAGGCCCCCCTACTCCTCATGGACTATGAAGCCACCAACCCCAAAGGGCCCCCACCCTCACCGCCTCCTCTCCCACCAGCCCCAGATGGTGGGGCTGCTCCAGAGGAAACTGACAGCCCACCAGCTGTGGATGTGATCCCG GTGGACATGATCTCACTGGCCAAGCAGATCATCGAAGCCACACCAGAGCGGATTAAACGGGAGGACTTTGTCGGGCTGCCTGAGGCCGGAGCCCCAATGCGGGAGCGGACAGGGGCCGTGGGGCTCAGCGAGACCATGTCCTGGTTGGCCAGCTACCTGGAGAATGTGGACCATTTCCCCAGCTCAGCCCCTCCCAG CGAACTGTCCTTTGAGCGGGGTCACCTGGCTATCCCTCCGGCACCTTCCTGGGCAGAGTTTCTCTCTGCATCCGCCAGTGGCAAGATGGAGAGTGATTTTGCCCTGCTGACCCTATCGGATCACGAGCAGCGGGAACTGTACGAGGCAGCCCGAGTCATCCAGACGGCCTTCCGAAAGTACAAG GGCCGGCGGCTGAAGGAGCAGCAGGAGGTAGCAGCAGCTGTGATCCAGCGCTGTTACCGGAAGTACAAGCAG CTGACCTGGATTGCACTCAAG TTTGCACTCTATAAGAAGATGACCCAGGCGGCCATCCTGATCCAGAGCAAGTTCCGAAGCTACTATGAACAGAAGCGGTTTCAGCAGAGCCGCCGGGCGGCGGTGCTCATCCAGCAGCACTACCGTTCCTACCGCCGCCGGCCCGGGCCTCCCCACCGGCCCACGGGCACCCTGCCTGCTCGCAACAA AGGCTCCTTTCTCACCAAGAAGCAGGACCAGGCAGCCCGGAAGATCATGAGATTCCTGCGGCGCTGCCGGCACAG GATGAGGGAATTGAAGCAGAACCAGGAGCTGGAAGGGCTTCCCCAACCCGGACTGGCCACCTGA
- the CAMTA2 gene encoding calmodulin-binding transcription activator 2 isoform X4 translates to MNTKDTTEVAENSHHLKIFLPKKLLECLPRCALLPPERLRWNTNEEIASYLITFEKHDEWLSCAPKTRPQNGSIILYNRKKVKYRKDGYLWKKRKDGKTTREDHMKLKVQGMECLYGCYVHSSIVPTFHRRCYWLLQNPDIVLVHYLNVPALEDCGKGCSPIFCSISSDRREWLRWSREELLGQLKPMFHGIKWSCGNGTEEFSVEQLVQQILDTHPTKPAPRTHACLCSGGLGSGSLTHKCSSTKHRIISPKVEPRALTLTSVPHPHPPEPPPLIAPLPPELPKAHTSPSSSSSSSSSSGFAEPLEIRASPPTSRGGSSTGGTAILLLTGLEQRTGGLTPTRHLASQADPRPSMSLAVVVGSEPSAPPAPPSPAFDPDRFLNSPQRGQTYGGGQGVSPDFPETEAAHTPCPALEPAAALEPQAAARGPPPQPRAGGRRGNCFFIQDDDSGEELKAQGAAPPVPSPPPSPAPSPSPLEPSGRVGRGEALFGGTGGASELEPFSLSSFPDLMGELISDEAPSGPAPAPQLSPALSTITDFSPEWSYPEGGVKVLITGPWTEAAEHYSCVFDHIAVPASLVQPGVLRCYCPAHEVGLVSLQVAGREGPLSASVLFEYRARRFLSLPSTQLDWLSLDDNQFRMSILERLEQMEKRMAEIAAAGQAPYQGPDAPPIQDEGQGPGFEARVVVLVESMIPRSTWRGPERLAHGSPFRGMSLLHLAAAQGYARLIETLSQWRSVETGSLDLEQEVDPLNVDHFSCTPLMWACALGHLEAAVLLFRWNRQALSIPDSLGRLPLSVAHSRGHVRLARCLEELQRQEASAEPPLALSPPSSSPDTGLSSVSSPSELSDGTFSVTSAYSSAPDGSPPPAPLPTSEITMEMVPGRLSSGAPEAPLLLMDYEATNPKGPPPSPPPLPPAPDGGAAPEETDSPPAVDVIPVDMISLAKQIIEATPERIKREDFVGLPEAGAPMRERTGAVGLSETMSWLASYLENVDHFPSSAPPSELSFERGHLAIPPAPSWAEFLSASASGKMESDFALLTLSDHEQRELYEAARVIQTAFRKYKGRRLKEQQEVAAAVIQRCYRKYKQFALYKKMTQAAILIQSKFRSYYEQKRFQQSRRAAVLIQQHYRSYRRRPGPPHRPTGTLPARNKGSFLTKKQDQAARKIMRFLRRCRHRMRELKQNQELEGLPQPGLAT, encoded by the exons ATGAATACCAAGGACACCACCGAGGTTGCTG AGAACAGCCACCACCTGAAGATCTTTCTACCCAAGAAGCTGCTGGAGTGTCTTCCTCGCTGTGCGCTGCTGCCTCCAGAGCGGCTACGGTGGAATACAAATGAG GAGATTGCATCCTACTTGATCACCTTCGAGAAGCATGATGAGTGGCTATCCTGTGCACCCAAGACAAG GCCTCAGAACGGCTCTATTATCCTCTACAACCGCAAGAAGGTGAAATACCGGAAGGATGGTTACCTCTGGAAGAAGCGGAAGGACGGGAAGACCACCCGAGAGGACCACATGAAGCTGAAGGTCCAGGGCATGGAG TGTCTCTATGGCTGCTACGTTCACTCTTCCATCGTCCCCACATTCCATCGGCGCTGCTACTGGCTGCTCCAG AACCCTGACATCGTCCTTGTGCACTACCTGAACGTCCCAGCCCTGGAGGATTGTGGAAAGGGCTGCAGCCCCATCTTTTGTTCCATCAGCAGCGACCGTCGAGAGTGGCTCAGGTGGTCCCGGGAGGAGCTGTTGGGACAGCTGAAGCCCATGT TTCATGGCATCAAGTGGAGCTGTGGGAACGGGACAGAGGAGTTTTCTGTAGAGCAGCTGGTGCAGCAGATCCTGGACACCCACCCGACCAAGCCTGCACCCCGAACTCATGCCTGTCTCTGCAGTGGGGGCCTTG GTTCTGGGAGCCTTACCCACAAATGCAGCAGCACGAAACACCGCATCATCTCTCCCAAAGTGGAGCCCCGAGCTTTAACCCTGACCTctgtcccccatccccatccccctgAACCCCCTCCACTGATAGCCCCACTTCCCCCAGAGCTCCCCAAGGCACATACCTCCccatcttcttcttcctcttcctcctcttcctccggCTTTGCGGAACCCCTAGAGATCAGAGCTAGCCCTCCCACCTCCCGAGGGGGTTCTTCGACAGGAGGCACGGCTATCCTCCTCCTGACGGGACTGGAGCAGCGAACTGGGGGCTTGACGCCCACCAGGCACTTGGCTTCCCAGGCCGATCCTAGGCCTTCCATGAGCTTGGCTGTAGTCGTAGGCTCTGAGCCCTCTGCCCCGCCagctcctcccagccctgcctttgaCCCGGATCGTTTTCTCAACAGCCCACAGAGGGGCCAGACATatggaggagggcagggggtaAGCCCAGACTTCCCTGAGACAGAGGCCGCCCATACCCCCTGTCCTGCCCTAGAGCCCGCTGCTGCCCTGGAGCCCCAGGCAGCTGCTCGGGGTCCCCCTCCACAGCCCAGAGCAGGCGGGAGAAGAGGAAACTGCTTCTTCATTCAAGATGATGACAGTGGGGAGGAGCTCAAGGCCCAGGGGGCTGCCCCACCTGTACCTTCACCCCCTCCTTCACCCGCACCCTCACCTTCCCCCTTGGAGCCATCGGGCAGAGTAGGAAGAGGGGAGGCCTTGTTTGGAGGAACTGGTGGGGCCAGTGAACTGGAGCccttcagtctttcatcatttccTGACCTCATGGGAGAACTCATCAGTGACGAAGCTCCGAgtggccctgccccagccccccagctctctCCTGCTCTTAGCACCATCACAGACTTCTCCCCAGAGTGGTCCTACCCTGAG GGTGGGGTCAAGGTGCTCATCACAGGACCCTGGACAGAGGCCGCCGAGCATTACTCCTGCGTCTTCGATCACATCGCAGTGCCAGCCTCCCTTGTCCAGCCTGGTGTCTTACGCTGCTACTGTCCCG CCCATGAGGTTGGGCTGGTGTCTTTGCAGGTGGCAGGGCGGGAGGGACCCCTTTCTGCTTCTGTGCTCTTTGAGTATCGAGCCCGCCGATTCCTGTCACTGCCTAGTACTCAGCTTGACTGGTTGTCACTGGACG ACAACCAGTTCCGGATGTCCATCCTGGAGCGACTGGAGCAGATGGAGAAGCGGATGGCAGAGATTGCAGCAGCTGGGCAGGCCCCCTACCAGGGTCCTGATGCCCCTCCAATTCAG GATGAaggccaggggcccgggttcgaggCACGGGTGGTAGTCTTGGTAGAGAGCATGATCCCACGCTCCACCTGGAGGGGTCCTGAACGTCTGGCCCATGGAAGCCCCTTTCGGGGCATGAGCCTGCTGCACCTGGCCGCTGCCCAGGGCTACGCCCGCCTCATCGAGACCCTGAGCCAGTGGCG GAGTGTGGAGACCGGAAGCTTGGACTTAGAGCAAGAGGTTGACCCACTCAACGTGGACCATTTCTCTTGCACTCCTCTG ATGTGGGCTTGTGCCCTGGGCCACCTGGAGGCTGCCGTGCTCCTTTTCCGTTGGAACAGACAGGCACTGAGCATTCCCGACTCTCTGGGCCGCCTGCCCCTGTCCGTGGCTCATTCCCGGGGTCACGTGCGCCTCGCCCGCTGCCTTGAGGAACTGCAGAGACAGGAAGCTTCAGCTGAGCCCCCGCTTGCCCTGTCGCCGCCCTCCTCCAGCCCAGACACTG GTCTGAGCAGCGTCTCCTCGCCTTCGGAGCTATCGGATGGCACTTTCTCCGTCACATCAGCCTATTCTAGTGCCCCGGATGGGAGTCCTCCCCCTGCTCCTCTGCCAACCTCTGAGATTACTATGGAGATGGTCCCAGGCCGGCTCTCCTCTGGTGCCCCAGAGGCCCCCCTACTCCTCATGGACTATGAAGCCACCAACCCCAAAGGGCCCCCACCCTCACCGCCTCCTCTCCCACCAGCCCCAGATGGTGGGGCTGCTCCAGAGGAAACTGACAGCCCACCAGCTGTGGATGTGATCCCG GTGGACATGATCTCACTGGCCAAGCAGATCATCGAAGCCACACCAGAGCGGATTAAACGGGAGGACTTTGTCGGGCTGCCTGAGGCCGGAGCCCCAATGCGGGAGCGGACAGGGGCCGTGGGGCTCAGCGAGACCATGTCCTGGTTGGCCAGCTACCTGGAGAATGTGGACCATTTCCCCAGCTCAGCCCCTCCCAG CGAACTGTCCTTTGAGCGGGGTCACCTGGCTATCCCTCCGGCACCTTCCTGGGCAGAGTTTCTCTCTGCATCCGCCAGTGGCAAGATGGAGAGTGATTTTGCCCTGCTGACCCTATCGGATCACGAGCAGCGGGAACTGTACGAGGCAGCCCGAGTCATCCAGACGGCCTTCCGAAAGTACAAG GGCCGGCGGCTGAAGGAGCAGCAGGAGGTAGCAGCAGCTGTGATCCAGCGCTGTTACCGGAAGTACAAGCAG TTTGCACTCTATAAGAAGATGACCCAGGCGGCCATCCTGATCCAGAGCAAGTTCCGAAGCTACTATGAACAGAAGCGGTTTCAGCAGAGCCGCCGGGCGGCGGTGCTCATCCAGCAGCACTACCGTTCCTACCGCCGCCGGCCCGGGCCTCCCCACCGGCCCACGGGCACCCTGCCTGCTCGCAACAA AGGCTCCTTTCTCACCAAGAAGCAGGACCAGGCAGCCCGGAAGATCATGAGATTCCTGCGGCGCTGCCGGCACAG GATGAGGGAATTGAAGCAGAACCAGGAGCTGGAAGGGCTTCCCCAACCCGGACTGGCCACCTGA
- the CAMTA2 gene encoding calmodulin-binding transcription activator 2 isoform X5, translating into MNTKDTTEVAENSHHLKIFLPKKLLECLPRCALLPPERLRWNTNEEIASYLITFEKHDEWLSCAPKTRPQNGSIILYNRKKVKYRKDGYLWKKRKDGKTTREDHMKLKVQGMENPDIVLVHYLNVPALEDCGKGCSPIFCSISSDRREWLRWSREELLGQLKPMFHGIKWSCGNGTEEFSVEQLVQQILDTHPTKPAPRTHACLCSGGLGSGSLTHKCSSTKHRIISPKVEPRALTLTSVPHPHPPEPPPLIAPLPPELPKAHTSPSSSSSSSSSSGFAEPLEIRASPPTSRGGSSTGGTAILLLTGLEQRTGGLTPTRHLASQADPRPSMSLAVVVGSEPSAPPAPPSPAFDPDRFLNSPQRGQTYGGGQGVSPDFPETEAAHTPCPALEPAAALEPQAAARGPPPQPRAGGRRGNCFFIQDDDSGEELKAQGAAPPVPSPPPSPAPSPSPLEPSGRVGRGEALFGGTGGASELEPFSLSSFPDLMGELISDEAPSGPAPAPQLSPALSTITDFSPEWSYPEGGVKVLITGPWTEAAEHYSCVFDHIAVPASLVQPGVLRCYCPAHEVGLVSLQVAGREGPLSASVLFEYRARRFLSLPSTQLDWLSLDDNQFRMSILERLEQMEKRMAEIAAAGQAPYQGPDAPPIQDEGQGPGFEARVVVLVESMIPRSTWRGPERLAHGSPFRGMSLLHLAAAQGYARLIETLSQWRSVETGSLDLEQEVDPLNVDHFSCTPLMWACALGHLEAAVLLFRWNRQALSIPDSLGRLPLSVAHSRGHVRLARCLEELQRQEASAEPPLALSPPSSSPDTGLSSVSSPSELSDGTFSVTSAYSSAPDGSPPPAPLPTSEITMEMVPGRLSSGAPEAPLLLMDYEATNPKGPPPSPPPLPPAPDGGAAPEETDSPPAVDVIPVDMISLAKQIIEATPERIKREDFVGLPEAGAPMRERTGAVGLSETMSWLASYLENVDHFPSSAPPSELSFERGHLAIPPAPSWAEFLSASASGKMESDFALLTLSDHEQRELYEAARVIQTAFRKYKGRRLKEQQEVAAAVIQRCYRKYKQLTWIALKFALYKKMTQAAILIQSKFRSYYEQKRFQQSRRAAVLIQQHYRSYRRRPGPPHRPTGTLPARNKGSFLTKKQDQAARKIMRFLRRCRHRMRELKQNQELEGLPQPGLAT; encoded by the exons ATGAATACCAAGGACACCACCGAGGTTGCTG AGAACAGCCACCACCTGAAGATCTTTCTACCCAAGAAGCTGCTGGAGTGTCTTCCTCGCTGTGCGCTGCTGCCTCCAGAGCGGCTACGGTGGAATACAAATGAG GAGATTGCATCCTACTTGATCACCTTCGAGAAGCATGATGAGTGGCTATCCTGTGCACCCAAGACAAG GCCTCAGAACGGCTCTATTATCCTCTACAACCGCAAGAAGGTGAAATACCGGAAGGATGGTTACCTCTGGAAGAAGCGGAAGGACGGGAAGACCACCCGAGAGGACCACATGAAGCTGAAGGTCCAGGGCATGGAG AACCCTGACATCGTCCTTGTGCACTACCTGAACGTCCCAGCCCTGGAGGATTGTGGAAAGGGCTGCAGCCCCATCTTTTGTTCCATCAGCAGCGACCGTCGAGAGTGGCTCAGGTGGTCCCGGGAGGAGCTGTTGGGACAGCTGAAGCCCATGT TTCATGGCATCAAGTGGAGCTGTGGGAACGGGACAGAGGAGTTTTCTGTAGAGCAGCTGGTGCAGCAGATCCTGGACACCCACCCGACCAAGCCTGCACCCCGAACTCATGCCTGTCTCTGCAGTGGGGGCCTTG GTTCTGGGAGCCTTACCCACAAATGCAGCAGCACGAAACACCGCATCATCTCTCCCAAAGTGGAGCCCCGAGCTTTAACCCTGACCTctgtcccccatccccatccccctgAACCCCCTCCACTGATAGCCCCACTTCCCCCAGAGCTCCCCAAGGCACATACCTCCccatcttcttcttcctcttcctcctcttcctccggCTTTGCGGAACCCCTAGAGATCAGAGCTAGCCCTCCCACCTCCCGAGGGGGTTCTTCGACAGGAGGCACGGCTATCCTCCTCCTGACGGGACTGGAGCAGCGAACTGGGGGCTTGACGCCCACCAGGCACTTGGCTTCCCAGGCCGATCCTAGGCCTTCCATGAGCTTGGCTGTAGTCGTAGGCTCTGAGCCCTCTGCCCCGCCagctcctcccagccctgcctttgaCCCGGATCGTTTTCTCAACAGCCCACAGAGGGGCCAGACATatggaggagggcagggggtaAGCCCAGACTTCCCTGAGACAGAGGCCGCCCATACCCCCTGTCCTGCCCTAGAGCCCGCTGCTGCCCTGGAGCCCCAGGCAGCTGCTCGGGGTCCCCCTCCACAGCCCAGAGCAGGCGGGAGAAGAGGAAACTGCTTCTTCATTCAAGATGATGACAGTGGGGAGGAGCTCAAGGCCCAGGGGGCTGCCCCACCTGTACCTTCACCCCCTCCTTCACCCGCACCCTCACCTTCCCCCTTGGAGCCATCGGGCAGAGTAGGAAGAGGGGAGGCCTTGTTTGGAGGAACTGGTGGGGCCAGTGAACTGGAGCccttcagtctttcatcatttccTGACCTCATGGGAGAACTCATCAGTGACGAAGCTCCGAgtggccctgccccagccccccagctctctCCTGCTCTTAGCACCATCACAGACTTCTCCCCAGAGTGGTCCTACCCTGAG GGTGGGGTCAAGGTGCTCATCACAGGACCCTGGACAGAGGCCGCCGAGCATTACTCCTGCGTCTTCGATCACATCGCAGTGCCAGCCTCCCTTGTCCAGCCTGGTGTCTTACGCTGCTACTGTCCCG CCCATGAGGTTGGGCTGGTGTCTTTGCAGGTGGCAGGGCGGGAGGGACCCCTTTCTGCTTCTGTGCTCTTTGAGTATCGAGCCCGCCGATTCCTGTCACTGCCTAGTACTCAGCTTGACTGGTTGTCACTGGACG ACAACCAGTTCCGGATGTCCATCCTGGAGCGACTGGAGCAGATGGAGAAGCGGATGGCAGAGATTGCAGCAGCTGGGCAGGCCCCCTACCAGGGTCCTGATGCCCCTCCAATTCAG GATGAaggccaggggcccgggttcgaggCACGGGTGGTAGTCTTGGTAGAGAGCATGATCCCACGCTCCACCTGGAGGGGTCCTGAACGTCTGGCCCATGGAAGCCCCTTTCGGGGCATGAGCCTGCTGCACCTGGCCGCTGCCCAGGGCTACGCCCGCCTCATCGAGACCCTGAGCCAGTGGCG GAGTGTGGAGACCGGAAGCTTGGACTTAGAGCAAGAGGTTGACCCACTCAACGTGGACCATTTCTCTTGCACTCCTCTG ATGTGGGCTTGTGCCCTGGGCCACCTGGAGGCTGCCGTGCTCCTTTTCCGTTGGAACAGACAGGCACTGAGCATTCCCGACTCTCTGGGCCGCCTGCCCCTGTCCGTGGCTCATTCCCGGGGTCACGTGCGCCTCGCCCGCTGCCTTGAGGAACTGCAGAGACAGGAAGCTTCAGCTGAGCCCCCGCTTGCCCTGTCGCCGCCCTCCTCCAGCCCAGACACTG GTCTGAGCAGCGTCTCCTCGCCTTCGGAGCTATCGGATGGCACTTTCTCCGTCACATCAGCCTATTCTAGTGCCCCGGATGGGAGTCCTCCCCCTGCTCCTCTGCCAACCTCTGAGATTACTATGGAGATGGTCCCAGGCCGGCTCTCCTCTGGTGCCCCAGAGGCCCCCCTACTCCTCATGGACTATGAAGCCACCAACCCCAAAGGGCCCCCACCCTCACCGCCTCCTCTCCCACCAGCCCCAGATGGTGGGGCTGCTCCAGAGGAAACTGACAGCCCACCAGCTGTGGATGTGATCCCG GTGGACATGATCTCACTGGCCAAGCAGATCATCGAAGCCACACCAGAGCGGATTAAACGGGAGGACTTTGTCGGGCTGCCTGAGGCCGGAGCCCCAATGCGGGAGCGGACAGGGGCCGTGGGGCTCAGCGAGACCATGTCCTGGTTGGCCAGCTACCTGGAGAATGTGGACCATTTCCCCAGCTCAGCCCCTCCCAG CGAACTGTCCTTTGAGCGGGGTCACCTGGCTATCCCTCCGGCACCTTCCTGGGCAGAGTTTCTCTCTGCATCCGCCAGTGGCAAGATGGAGAGTGATTTTGCCCTGCTGACCCTATCGGATCACGAGCAGCGGGAACTGTACGAGGCAGCCCGAGTCATCCAGACGGCCTTCCGAAAGTACAAG GGCCGGCGGCTGAAGGAGCAGCAGGAGGTAGCAGCAGCTGTGATCCAGCGCTGTTACCGGAAGTACAAGCAG CTGACCTGGATTGCACTCAAG TTTGCACTCTATAAGAAGATGACCCAGGCGGCCATCCTGATCCAGAGCAAGTTCCGAAGCTACTATGAACAGAAGCGGTTTCAGCAGAGCCGCCGGGCGGCGGTGCTCATCCAGCAGCACTACCGTTCCTACCGCCGCCGGCCCGGGCCTCCCCACCGGCCCACGGGCACCCTGCCTGCTCGCAACAA AGGCTCCTTTCTCACCAAGAAGCAGGACCAGGCAGCCCGGAAGATCATGAGATTCCTGCGGCGCTGCCGGCACAG GATGAGGGAATTGAAGCAGAACCAGGAGCTGGAAGGGCTTCCCCAACCCGGACTGGCCACCTGA